Below is a genomic region from Venturia canescens isolate UGA chromosome 1, ASM1945775v1, whole genome shotgun sequence.
cATGAGTCGTTCCCTTGCTCGAAATCGATTTATAATCAGACTGGATCAAGAAAATTATCGTAAAGTCAATCCATGCACGAAGTGCGCTTGGATTTGAGACTTACTTGAAATTTCATGGTTCATGGAGTTCAGAAAAAGTCAACATCGATATTGACAATATTCGAAGATGAACGAGACGAAAAAAGGGAAACGCTCGTTTCGTTGATGGCTAATTCAGCGACACAGAATTTTTCGGGTATCGATGGCCACGCGCCAGTGGCCGTGTATACGTTACGTAAAAAAAGACACACTTCCAAAGTCTCGCTCTGCGAGTTTACCACACGAAAACAGGCCTGAAGTCAGTGATTTACAACCGCCTTCGTTATCTCCGTCGCCCATTTTCAATCTTATTATCACGAATCGTTTTTCCCCCTCGATACATTACTTTGATATATTTTAGttggttttttaaaaaaaaattcgtgacgcAATCGAACCTATTTTTCACAGGTATGCACATCTCCGAATAACTCAAAATCGCGTTAGTCGACGTTGAGACACGTCGAACTTgcgagtgaaaaaagttcgTAGCCTGGTATTGTCTTGCCCATTTTATTGCGGTCGAAGTAGTGTCCACCTCAGTGCCTCTGATGATTAACCACGAGTGCGTGTTCTCACATTGCTGTCCGGGGGATTAGCTAATTATCCGCTGTATCATCGGAGTTTATTGCAGTTCCACTTAACCCTCGGCTAATGGATAAAACGCGAGGGAAGTCGAAAGAAAGTATGACAGTAATCTAGCGAACTAGTCCAAATTCGAATTCCCATTTTGATTTTAGTCGCAAATGAAGAATAAACATTGAAGTTGATCGCTGTTTCGAACGATTGTCCGACGAcgacgccgaagtttgcaacgttggagtacaacgaaatgagcgaaaaaaatcatcaattttttatttcaagacAAAGAATACGATGAAGGTtggaaaactacgaattgcaaattaggcgggaaacgaaaatggaaaattgcaGATTGTGTTTTAGTTTATTTAGTTGTACtcgaacgttgaaaaattcagtttAATATCGAGAGCGTAAAAGATCGTTTAACGTGAACGCTGTTTTCAAACTGTTGCGACCGTTTCGTTGAATTTattaatcgatgaaaattttcagagCAATATTATTTGCGTATCTCAGCCAacgttaatattttttcgtcaccGAATTGGACTCGCTAGACAGAAGAATGAGGAAAATTGTTGGAGGAATTTTGCGAGTCGTGGTGTTCGTTTcccatcaattttcatcaggATTGATAATCCCGCCCGACACCAAAACGGCTATTATTTTTACAAGTTGGCTCGAAGAAGAGCGACCAAAAAAGTAACCACCAAAGATAAAGTATTCGATATTCTGAGCACTGGaattacattttcattcgAGTGACGAACGAccaagaaattttgaatttaatgttAAAAAAACCGTTGATTTATTGAAGAACGTTGAAAACAAGCTGGCGGTTAGAAAAACACCCCTTAACATGTATAATATCCCACATCGGTCTGTGTACGTATGTGTATATGCTTTTTGGTAGCTCCTCCACGTGGCTTGGCTACGTCATCGGTCGAGAGGTCGACGCGGATCGATATCGCGACGTTGAATAGTCTTACTCTCGCGCTTTTATTCTCCGTCATACGACGAGGTTTGATAAACGAGCGATTTGATATCGTGATAGGAAAAGAAAAGGTTCAGGGACAGGGAACAGAGCTCCGCTGATTTTTCAGCGTATTTTTATCGTTGTACTCTTAACTAAATCAGATTATAAAGTTATGAACGAACAGCGCTAAACATCGATCGGTCCCTACTATTCCATGCATTAGACATTTTCATCGCGGGATTTGAATTTCTCatgaaacgtgaaaaaatattgaaattttaacgTTACGAATGAGTGTCTTTATcattgaatttgaataaaaatgtctgTTCAAATGAATATGAAATGTTGTGACGGAGGGCGAACTCCCTCGGAAACACCCTTAAAAAGCAAAGCACTTAGCGCGAACGACGGCATCACGGTGGAGAGGCGCAAATCAACTTGAAAGTACGAGAAACAAGCTCTATATTTGTCCGCctgtaaaaatgtatttctaGTTAAATAAGTGAATTATGAATGCACGAGCATGATTATTGGAATGTCAACTAAATGGAATACTCATAAATTAGGGAGGAACGCGGGGCGACTGCGTGAGGGGAAATTCGATAAGAAAAAGAGACAGAAAAGGAGTTAGTGCGTCTCACGATATTGTACATGGTCACAGTTAAACTCGTAAATTGATAGCAACTCAGGCACAATGAAGTTCATTTATAATCGCCAGTCGTACTAACTCGAAGCAGCGCTATTCGACGGTTACGAAGTGCCACGTAGATGGCTCTTCGCGATCAATTTCTCGGTGTATTCTACGATGCTATTGCTCCACAGGCGCATTCTGAGTTTATCtaaaaaatatcacttttcTCGTTTTCGGCGGCTACTACGacaaaaaactcgattttttctttactaTGTCGTTTTTTGTCGACTTTACTGGTGTCGTTGATCCATGAAATATTCGACAAAATTTTCCCAAATTTTTCGTCATTGCGTTATTGTGTCACGTTGCTTTTCTCGGTACAAGGAATGTCCGCACGATGGTCATTGAACCACCGTTTCGGTGCATCTCCACTAATTGATTTTCACTATTTCGAGTGAAGCGCATTAGAAAGAATCGAACTTGGAAGAGTACTTTCCCACAGTCAATAATTGgagcatttatttttgttaatttgcaGTGTAAACCGCAGAATCTGAAGAAGTATCGTTCGCCGCATGGGTGCCTGGGTTAACGATCGTTACGTGGAGGCGGGAGCGGTCCTGAGGAAGCGTTACTCAAGGACAACGAGAACGACCAAGACAACGAGGATAAAGAAGCGGTGTACAAGGTGCGATGGTGGTGGCATCAGTGAAAAAGCCTCGGCTACGTGCGCTTCTTCGTCGTCCCTTCAGCCGTTACGACGTCAGTTTACAAGACAGCTTTACGGCTGGCCAGTTTTACCGTTGTATAAATCAAGGACGAaaccaataataataatacgaaCGCGATCTGctacaaaaaattaaattaaaacgtccctacacacacacacacacactcacacactCACATTtacacacacccacacacacacgcgcgcgcgcacacacacacacacgcgcgcacacacgtaCACGCTCACGCACACAGGCACACACGTAAATGTACGTTGAACCTTTTCACTCATACGATAAAAGCATAATTGTGTAAACGTAAAGCGGAAAAAAGTACTGCGAGTGCGAATCGGAGCgtataaaagaaaagaaaaagggaatttggaaaattgtgCTTCGCGCGAATGAATGAAATGATTAGTTTCCGTAAATTTTCGATTATAACGTAATAATTTGCGCGTAGTCTCGTAAGACAAGATCCTCTTCCGGCATTATGATCTTGGGGGCTTCCTCGGCACGAGGGCGCGTGTAAAACTTGAAGAGCTTCATCCGGAGGtaaagaaagagaaataataaaatagttgTGCGATAGAAAGAGCCAGACGTTTTAAACGAACATGGCGAGCTGGGCGAAATTCAACGGCGACGAGAGACCGATGATCGAGCCTGTTGTTGGCCTTGAGGCCAAGATCGAATGGCCCGAAGACTCGACGAGAAACCTTCGGGAACAAAAACCTCCGCAGCCCTCATCAGTCTCGTTGAATAATTCGAACAACGCTAAAACTGTTCGAGAAAAGATTGCACTGCAAAATGTGAAAGATGaacgaaaatcaatgaaaaaaaaggaattagCGGAAAAACTCGAGGTTGATTCGAAAAACGAGAGTAACGGGGGCGAAAATGGTTTCGTTGGGAAGGCGGATTCACCGATCACGGAAGAGGAGCCTTTGGAGTTGACGAACATTGACGAAGGGACGAGAATACTGAAGGACGAGGAATCACcgagagaaaatttgaaagattcGGTACTTTTGATACGACGCGAAGCTAAGGAAGAATTAAGTCGTGAAAGTTTGAAACAACAAACACCGAAGCGACCCAACAGCCTCCACGGATCTGGGCCACCGAGTCCTCAAAAGTTCAAACAACACTATCCAGAAACAATGACGAGCACCTTGTTGAACGTCACCAGCGGGAAAACATCGTcgagagtaaaaaattcaCCGAGCTCGAACGGAGACAACTGCATCGAGACCGAAAACAGTacagaaaaattggtcaacgGTAAAACAACTGGCGAATCAACGTCCAATAAGAGCGTACTTCATGTACAATTCAATAAAGATTCGAATAAACCATTGGGAACAACGAACAACGAAAAACAACAGGAACATCCTAGTCCATCGATATCGACTTCTACCTCGAGCAGTTCCGAGGATAATTCTAGTCTCGGACAATTTTCCGAAGCACGACCACCCGACGGTGGCTGGGGTTGGGTCGTCGTCGCTGCCTCTTTCATGGTAAATCTCATCGCGGATGGTATAACGTTTTCCTTCGGTGTTATATTtgtcgaatttttaaattacttTGGCGAAGGAAAATCGAAGACGGCGTGGATCGGAAGTTTGTTCATGGCGATGCCATTGTTGAGCGGACCAGTGGCAAGCTTTTTGACGGACCGATATGGCTGTCGAAGAGTATCCATAGCCGGAAGTATTCTGGCAACTGCCGGCTTTGTCATAAGTTCATTCGCCAGTTCCATGGAATTGTTGATATTTACGTTTGGCATTGTCGCCGGTTTTGGTCTCTCGCTCTGTTTCGTTGCTGCGGTTGTTATCGTTGCTTATTATTTTGACAAAAGACGCTCATTCGCCACTGGTCTGTCCGTATGTGGCAGTGGCATCGGCACTTTTATATTCGCTCCGGTGACGCAATATTTATTGGAGGAATACGGCTGGCGCGGGACGACCCTCATACTTGCCGGCTTGTTTCTCAACCTCGCTGTTTGTGGCTGCCTCATGAGAGACCTCGAATGGACCACGATCAGAGCTAAAGCTAAGACCGCCGAACGCCGAGCGAATCGAGAACGCAAAAGAACCACGAGGGTACAAAGTTCCAGCGCTGATTCATTCTCAGCCGCGAGCAGCTCTGCGAACGCAATGATTATCGAAAGTCTGCGACTTCAGGACGAGGAGGACGgtggaaaattgttttcgagccTCGTTTCTCTGCccactttcgtgaaaaatggcgaaaaagTGCCTCTCGAAGTTCTTGAACTTTTGAGCACGAGGAAAAATGTTTATAACGTTTTACTTCAAAATTATCCTAGCCTGCTCATTTCTTCCCGAAGCTTTAGCGACTCCGAGGCCATCAACGAGACCCCAGCGAACAATCAATCCGTCGAGAGACCCAACGAATCCCATCCAGACACCAAAGACGACATCAAAAAGAATGCTGTCAATGAAATCATCCTCGAAGTTCCATCCACAGAGGCGAAGCAGGACCTTTcgacgaaagaaaagaaagaaaattctgATAAAAATTGGCAACATCAGGATGCCGCCTACTTATGGTGGCTCAAAAAAATCAACCCCGATAGTCCTCTCAAAAGATCGGCCACCTTGGAACCACAAAGACGTTTACCGACTGCTTATCTCAAAGATATTCGCGTTCACAGGCACAGCTTGACTTATCGCGGTGCCATGCTGAATATCAACAGATACAGGCTCAGAGCTTCGAGTTGTCCTGATATTTATCGTAATTCGATGACCACCATCGCTAAAACGAAACTCGTATGGTATGCCGGACTATGGGAATTTTGGGATCTCGTCGTTGATATGCTCGACTTTTCTCACTTTGCTGATCTGCGCTTCTTATTGTTTTCCATCAGTAATTTTTTGCTCCACACGTGGTACGATGTGCCTTACGTTTATCTCACCGACAACGCCATAGAAATGGGATTCAGCGAGACCGATGCCTCGATACTCATTTCTGTTATTGGAATCATGAATATGACCGGTGAGGTGAGTAACTATCGTCATAACAAAACAGTCTggaaaacaattattttcgttcaattATAGAAATTTTGGAACCGCAATATTTTGAATTCGTGTTTCTTGCTACGTTCGAGTCTTAAAATTGCCATGATGCCAGTCAAATATTTTCGCAATCGTATTTATGCTACAACGCAATTTTAATGACATCCAAAATAGATAATCaagcaaaaaaatacattGATGCTCGATGaagtttcatttaatttttatcaagagtggaaattattttttttcgacaaactTGAAAATATCGTGCTCGTTATTACCACTGTAATTTTCAGAATCTAATGCTTTTTATATAATTCAAATGAGAAtgtacgttttttttgtttcaagatATTTCTCGGATGGGCAGGTGACAGAGCTTGGGTAAACGCTTCGCTCGTTTATGCCGTTTGTATGATACTGTGCGGCGCGGTAACAGGCCTCATACCATTGGTAATGACGAACTACTGGGGCCTGTGCACAGTTTCCGGTGCTTTCGGTCTCTTCATAGCCGCGAATTACAGTCTTACGAGTATTATCCTGGTCGAAGTCATAACTCTGGAAAGATTCACAAACGCCTACGGACTTTTGCTTCTCGTGCAAGGAATCGCCAACCTCATGGGGCCTCCGCTTGCtggtgagaaaaagagagatacAATTTTATGCAAACATTCTTCAAAATGTTTGTAGAACTCGAATGACATATGACAATAGAACATTTCCAGTCGAATTATTGTCCACCaaaaatagtaattttttcacttccaattcagaaTTTCTATTCCGTATTATCCCatcgtaaaataattttaaaagaaaattcatgCGAGCCTCAGGATCAAGTCGATTTTACGAGAAAGGCTCTTATGTCTGTGAGATATATCTGTATAATGAACAAATTAGTATGGCACGCATCAAGGGCCGCAAATAGCAAGATCAATTAGCGTTCCAACCACCCACGGGATATCTCTTGAAACCGCATTCGTTTATGAAGCCTCACAATGCCATCCATCGACATTCCTGCGGTATACAAACCTTGAATGAGGAGGAGCTACCAAAGCTCAATTCACGAATTATACCATTCCAATTCTTATTTGAGTTTGCGAAAC
It encodes:
- the LOC122419048 gene encoding uncharacterized protein gives rise to the protein MASWAKFNGDERPMIEPVVGLEAKIEWPEDSTRNLREQKPPQPSSVSLNNSNNAKTVREKIALQNVKDERKSMKKKELAEKLEVDSKNESNGGENGFVGKADSPITEEEPLELTNIDEGTRILKDEESPRENLKDSVLLIRREAKEELSRESLKQQTPKRPNSLHGSGPPSPQKFKQHYPETMTSTLLNVTSGKTSSRVKNSPSSNGDNCIETENSTEKLVNGKTTGESTSNKSVLHVQFNKDSNKPLGTTNNEKQQEHPSPSISTSTSSSSEDNSSLGQFSEARPPDGGWGWVVVAASFMVNLIADGITFSFGVIFVEFLNYFGEGKSKTAWIGSLFMAMPLLSGPVASFLTDRYGCRRVSIAGSILATAGFVISSFASSMELLIFTFGIVAGFGLSLCFVAAVVIVAYYFDKRRSFATGLSVCGSGIGTFIFAPVTQYLLEEYGWRGTTLILAGLFLNLAVCGCLMRDLEWTTIRAKAKTAERRANRERKRTTRVQSSSADSFSAASSSANAMIIESLRLQDEEDGGKLFSSLVSLPTFVKNGEKVPLEVLELLSTRKNVYNVLLQNYPSLLISSRSFSDSEAINETPANNQSVERPNESHPDTKDDIKKNAVNEIILEVPSTEAKQDLSTKEKKENSDKNWQHQDAAYLWWLKKINPDSPLKRSATLEPQRRLPTAYLKDIRVHRHSLTYRGAMLNINRYRLRASSCPDIYRNSMTTIAKTKLVWYAGLWEFWDLVVDMLDFSHFADLRFLLFSISNFLLHTWYDVPYVYLTDNAIEMGFSETDASILISVIGIMNMTGEIFLGWAGDRAWVNASLVYAVCMILCGAVTGLIPLVMTNYWGLCTVSGAFGLFIAANYSLTSIILVEVITLERFTNAYGLLLLVQGIANLMGPPLAGWLYDITGTYDLSFYLAGFFIALSGFLMLVMPIIEFYRKCKSRTNNEKPSTNREFVEINSV